A part of Mesoplodon densirostris isolate mMesDen1 chromosome 10, mMesDen1 primary haplotype, whole genome shotgun sequence genomic DNA contains:
- the DSP gene encoding desmoplakin isoform X2, with translation MSRQNQNTIQELLQNCSDFLMRAELIVQPELKYGDGIQLAQSRELDECFAQANDQMEIIDSLIREMRQMGQPCDIYQKRLLQLQEQMRALYKAISIPRVRRASSKGGGGYSCQSGSGWDEFTKHLTSECLGWMRQQRAEMDMITWGVDLASVEQHISSHRSIHNAIGDYRWQLDKIKADLREKSAIYQLEEEYENLLKTSFERMDHLRQLQNIIQATSQEIMWINDCEEEELLYDWSDRNTNIAQKQETFSIRMSQLEVKEKELNKLKQESDQLVLSQHPASDKIEAYMDTLQTQWSWILQITKCIDVHLKENAAYFQFFEEAQSTEAYLKGLQDSVRKKYLCDKTMPLQGLLEQIKVLEKDWEKILENKRQVQNLVNKSKRIVQLKPRNPDYRSNKPIIVRALCDYKQDQKILRKGDECILKDNNERSKWHVTGPGGVDMIVPSVGLIIPPPNPLAVDLSSKIEQYYEAILALWNQLYINMKSLVSWHYCMIDIEKIKTMTVAKLKTMRQEDYMKTISDLELRYQDFIRDSQGSEMFGDEDKRTIQTQFTDAQKHYQTLVIQLPGCSQHQTVTTTEITHLGPCQAANHNKVIETNRENDKQETLLLMELQKIRRQMELCESKMTLKNVLLADQGSAHHITVKINELKGLENDSQAIAQVLNQLKDMLANFRGSEKYCYLQNEVFGLFQKLENINGVTDGYLNSLCVLRALLQAILQAEDMLKVYEAKLTEEETVCLDLDKVEAYRCGLKKIKNDLNLKKSLLATMKTELQKSQHIYSQTSQQYPLYDLDLGKFSEKVTQLTDRWQRIDKQIDYRLWDLEKQIKQLRNYRDNYQTFCKWLCDAKRCQDNLESMKFGDSTVVMRFLNEQKNLHSDISGKRDKSEEVQKIAQLCANSIKDYELQLASYTSGLETLLNIPIKRTIVQSPSGMILQEAADMHARYIELLTRSGDYYRFLSEMLKSLEDLKLKTTKIEVLEEELRLARDANSENCNKNKFLDQNLQKYQAECSQFKAKLVSLEELKRQAELDGKSAKQNLDKCYSQIKELNEKITRLTYEIEHEKRSRKTVEDRFDQQKNDYDQLQKARQSEKESLGWQKIESEKAIKEKEFEIERLRALLQEEGTRKREYENELAKVRNHYNEEMSNLRNKYETEINITKTTIKEISTQKEDDSKNFQNKLDRFSKENRDLKDEIVRLTESILQTTEQRRRAEEDALQQKACGSEMLQKKQHLEMELKQVIQQRSEDSARHKQSLEEAAKTIQDKNKEIERLRAEFQGEAKRRREYENELAKVRNNYDEEIISLKNQFETEINITKTTVHQLTLQKEEDTGGYRAQIDTLTRENQSLLEEVTKLKNALAQTTEKLRRVEENVQQQKAAGLEMSQRKQQLEVELKQVTQVRVEESTRYRQSLDDAAKTIQDKNKEIERLKQLTETEAKQRKCLEDENAKWQRAQCELQKAYSSATETISKLKVQEQELMCLRTDYERVSQERTVRDQDIARFQSSLKELQLQKQKAEEELVWLKQAASEDSCRRKKLEDELEALRGSLKEQAIQVTSLTQQLEQASVVKQRSEDELRQQRDALDGHLREKQRTQDELRRLASQVEALQRQLPQERENARQAQLRSEHFQKAIEDKSRSLNESRLEIERLQSLTENLTKEHLLLEGELRNLRLEYDDLRQRRSEAEHDKDATILELQSQLQISNTRTLELQGLINDLHRERENLRQEIEKFQKQALEASNRIQESKNQCSQVVQERESLLVKIKVLEQDKVRLQRLEDELNHAKVTLEAESRVKQRLECEKQQIQNDLNQWKTQCSRKEETVRKVESEREKSEREKNSLRSEIERLQAEIKRIEERCQRKLEDSSRETQSQLETERSRLQREIDKLKQRPYGSHRETQTEYEWSVDSSKLVFDGLRKKVTALQLYECQLIDKTTLDKLLQGKKSVEEVSSEIQPFLRAAGAIAGASISPKEKYSLVEAKRKKLITPESTVMLLEAQAATGGIIDPHRNEKLTVDSAIARDLIDFDDRQQIYTAEKAVTGFDDPFSGKTVSVYEAIKKNLIDREMGMRLLEAQIASGGVVDPVNSVFLPKDVALARGLIDRDLYRALNDPRDSQKNFVDPVTKKKVGYMQLKERCRIEPHTGLLLLSVQKRSMSFQGIRQPVPLSELVDSGILRPSTVNELESGQISYDEVGERIKEFLQGSSCIAGIYSETTKQKLGIYEAMKIGLVRPGTALELLEAQAATGFMVDPVKNLRLPVEEAYKRGLVGIEFKEKLLSAERAVTGYNDPETGNTISLFQAMNKELIEKGHGIRLLEAQIATGGIIDPKESHRLPVDIAYKRGYFNQELNEILSDPSDDTKGFFDPNTEENLTYLQLKERCIKDEETGLCLLPLKDKKKQVQTSQKNTLRKRRVVIVDPETNKEMSVQEAYKKGLIDYETFKELCEQECEWEEITITGSDGSTRVVLVDRKTGSQYDVQDAIDRGLIDRKFFDQYQSGSLSLTQFADMISLKNGVGNSSGTGCGVSDDVFSSSRHESLSKISSVRNLTIKSRSLSEPLEESSPIAAIFDTENLEKISITEGIERGIVDSITGQRLLEAQACTGGIIHPTTGQKLPLQDAVSQGVIDQDMATRLKPAQKAFLGFEGVKGKKKMSAAEAVKEKWLPYEAGQRFLEFQYLTGGLIDPEVQGRISMEEAIRKGYIDGRAAQRLQDPSSFGKILTCPKTKLKISYKDAMNRSMVEDITGLHLLEAASVSSKGLPSPYNMSSAPGSRSGSRSGSRSGSCSGSRRGSFDATGSNSYTYTCSFSNSSIGH, from the exons ATGTCGAGGCAGAACCAGAACACCATCCAGGAGCTTCTGCAGAACTGCTCGGATTTTTTGATGCGGGCCGAGCTGATCGTGCAGCCG GAACTGAAGTATGGAGATGGGATACAGCTGGCTCAGAGCAGAGAACTGGATGAGTGTTTTGCCCAGGCCAATGATCAGATGGAAATTATTGATAGCTTGATTAGAGAGATGCGGCAGATGGGCCAGCCCTGTGATATTTATCAGAAAAG acTGCTGCAGCTCCAGGAGCAAATGCGAGCCCTTTACAAAGCCATCAGTATCCCTCGAGTCCGAAGGGCCAGCTCCAAGGGAGGTGGAGGGTACTCCTGCCAGAGTGGCTCCGGGTGGGATGAATTCACCAAGCACCTCACCAGCGAATGTCTGGGGTGGATGCGGCAGCAGAGG GCGGAGATGGACATGATAACCTGGGGCGTGGACCTGGCCTCGGTGGAGCAGCACATCAGCAGTCACAGGAGCATCCACAATGCCATCGGGGACTACCGCTGGCAGCTGGACAAGATTAAAGCCGACCTG CGTGAGAAATCTGCAATCTACCAGTTGGAGGAGGAGTATGAAAACCTGCTG AAAACATCCTTTGAGAGGATGGACCACCTGCGACAGCTGCAGAACATCATTCAGGCCACATCCCAAGAGATCATGTGGATCAATGATTGTGAAGAGGAGGAGCTGCTGTATGACTGGAGCGACAGGAACACCAACATCGCTCAGAAGCAGGAGACCTTCTCT ATACGCATGAGTCAGCTGGAAGTTAAGGAAAAAGAGCTTAATAAGCTGAAACAAGAAAGTGACCAACTTGTCCTCAGTCAGCATCCAGCTTCAGACAAAATTGAG GCATATATGGATACTCTCCAGACACAGTGGAGCTGGATTCTTCAGATCACCAAATGCATTGATGTTCATCTCAAAGAAAATGCTGCCTACTTTCAG TTTTTTGAAGAGGCCCAGTCGACGGAAGCCTACCTGAAGGGCCTCCAAGACAGCGTCAGGAAGAAGTACCTGTGTGACAAGACCATGCCCCTGCAGGGTCTGCTGGAGCAGATCAAGGTGTTGGAG AAAGATTGGGAGAAAATCCTTGAAAACAAGCGCCAGGTGCAGAACTTGGTAAACAAGTCCAAGAGGATTGTGCAGCTGAAACCTCGGAACCCGGACTACAGAAGCAATAAACCCATTATTGTCAGGGCCCTCTGTGACTACAAACAGGACCAG AAAATCCTCCGCAAAGGGGACGAGTGTATCCTGAAGGACAATAACGAACGGAGCAAGTGGCACGTGACTGGCCCGGGGGGTGTGGACATGATCGTGCCCTCCGTGGGCCTCATCATTCCTCCGCCCAACCCTCTGGCTGTGGACCTCTCAAGCAA GATCGAGCAGTACTATGAAGCCATCCTGGCCCTGTGGAACCAGCTCTACATCAACATGAAGAGCCTGGTGTCCTGGCACTACTGCATGATCGACATCGAGAAGATCAAGACCATGACCGTCGCCAAG CTGAAGACCATGCGGCAGGAAGATTACATGAAGACAATCTCTGACCTTGAGTTACGTTACCAAGACTTCATCAGAGACAGCCAAGGCTCGGAGATGTTTGGAGATGAAGACAAGAGGACAATACAGACCCAGTTCACGGACGCCCAGAAACACTACCAGACGCTGGTCATACAGCTCCCCGGCTGCTCCCAGCACCAGACAG TAACCACAACTGAAATCACGCATCTTGGTCCCTGCCAAGCTGCCAACCATAATAAAGTAATTGAAACCAACAGAGAAAATGACAAGCAGGAAACGTTGTTGCTGATGGAGCTCCAGAAGATTCGCAGGCAGATGGAGCTCTGTGAGAGCAAAATGACCCTTAAAAACGTCCTTCTGGCAGATCAAGGGTCTGCACACCACATCACAGTGAAAATAAACGAGCTAAAG GGCTTAGAGAATGATTCTCAAGCAATCGCTCAAGTTCTCAACCAGCTGAAGGACATGCTAGCTAACTTCAGAGGTTCGGAAAAATATTGCTATTTGCAGAATGAGGTATTTGGATTGTTTCAGAAACTGGAAAATATCAATGGCGTTACAGACGGCTACTTAAATAG CTTGTGCGTGTTGAGAGCACTCCTGCAGGCCATTCTCCAGGCAGAAGACATGCTGAAGGTTTACGAAGCCAAGCTTACTGAAGAGGAGACTGTTTGCCTGGATCTGGATAAAGTGGAAGCTTACCGCTGTGGACTGAAG aaaattaaaaacGACTTGAACTTGAAGAAGTCCTTGTTGGCCACCATGAAGACAGAACTGCAGAAATCCCAGCACATCTACTCCCAGACCTCACAGCAGTATCCACTGTACGACCTGGACCTGGGCAAGTTCAGTgaaaaagtcacacagctgacaGATCGCTGGCAAAGAATCGATAAACAGATAGACTACAG ATTATGGGACCTGGAGAAACAAATCAAGCAACTGAGGAATTACCGTGATAACTATCAGACTTTCTGCAAATGGCTCTGTGATGCCAAACGCTGCCAGGATAACTTAGAATCCATGAAGTTTGGAGATTCCACCGTGGTCATGCGATTTTTGAATGAGCAGAAG AACTTGCACAGTGATATAAGTGGCAAACGAGACAAATCAGAAGAAGTACAAAAAATTGCCCAACTTTGTGCAAATTCAATTAAG GATTATGAACTGCAGCTGGCGTCCTACACCTCAGGACTGGAAACTCTACTGAACATACCTATCAAGAGAACCATCGTTCAGTCTCCTTCTGGGATGATTCTGCAAGAG GCTGCAGATATGCATGCTCGGTACATAGAACTTCTTACAAGGTCTGGAGACTATTACAGATTCTTAAGTGAGATGCTGAAGAGTTTGGAAGATCTGAAG CTGAAAACTACCAAGATTGAAGTTTTGGAAGAGGAGCTCAGGCTGGCCCGAGACGCCAACTCTGAAAACTGCAATAAGAACAAATTCCTGGATCAGAACCTGCAGAAATACCAGGCGGAGTGTTCCCAGTTCAAAGCAAAGCTCGTGAGCCTGGAGGAGCTGAAGAGACAGGCTGAGCTGGATGGCAAGTCAGCCAAGCAAAATCTAGACAAGTGCTACAGCCAAATCAAAGAGCTCAATGAGAAGATCACCCGGCTGACTTACGAGATTGAGCATGAAAAGCGAAGCAGAAAAACCGTGGAAGACAGGTTTGATCAACAGAAGAACGACTATGACCAGCTGCAGAAAGCGAGGCAGAGTGAGAAGGAGAGCCTTGGCTGGCAGAAGATAGAGTCTGAGAAAGCCATCAAGGAGAAGGAGTTCGAGATAGAGAGGTTGAGGGCTCTTCTGCAGGAGGAGGGTACCCGGAAGAGAGAATATGAAAATGAGCTGGCAAAGGTAAGAAACCACTATAATGAGGAAATGAGTAATTTAAGGAACAAGTACGAAACAGAGATTAACATCACAAAGACTACCATCAAGGAGATATCCACGCAAAAAGAGGATGATtccaaaaacttccaaaacaagcTCGACAGGTTCTCGAAGGAGAATcgagatctgaaggatgagatTGTCCGGCTCACCGAAAGCATCCTGCAGACCACAGAGCAGCGGAGGCGGGCAGAAGAGGATGCCCTGCAGCAGAAGGCCTGTGGCTCCGAGATGCTGCAGAAGAAGCAGCATCTGGAAATGGAGCTGAAGCAGGTCATCCAGCAGCGCTCCGAGGACAGCGCCAGGCACAAGCAGTCCCTGGAGGAGGCTGCCAAGACCATCCAGGACAAAAACAAGGAGATCGAAAGACTCAGAGCTGAGTTTCAGGGGGAGGCCAAGCGCCGCCGGGAATATGAGAATGAACTGGCTAAGGTAAGGAACAATTACGATGAGGAAATCATTAGCTTAAAGAACCAGTTCGAGACGGAGATCAACATCACCAAGACGACCGTCCACCAGCTCACCCTGCAGAAGGAGGAGGACACCGGTGGCTACCGAGCCCAGATAGACACCCTCACCAGGGAAAACCAGAGCCTCTTGGAAGAAGTAACAAAGCTGAAGAACGCTCTAGCCCAGACCACGGAGAAACTCAGAAGGGTCGAAGAGAACGTCCAGCAGCAAAAGGCTGCGGGCTTGGAGATGTCGCAGCGGAAACAGCAGCTGGAGGTGGAGCTGAAGCAGGTCACACAGGTGCGGGTGGAAGAGAGCACACGGTACAGGCAGTCTTTGGATGATGCCGCCAAGACGATCCAGGATAAAAACAAGGAGATAGAGAGGCTAAAGCAGCTGACAGAGACGGAAGCAAAGCAACGCAAGTGTCTGGAGGACGAGAATGCCAAGTGGCAGAGGGCGCAGTGTGAGCTGCAGAAAGCCTACAGCAGCGCCACGGAGACGATCAGCAAACTGAAGGTGCAGGAACAGGAGCTGATGTGCCTGAGGACGGACTACGAGCGGGTGTCCCAGGAGAGGACCGTCAGGGACCAGGACATCGCCCGCTTCCAGAGCTCCCTGAAGGAGCTGCAGCTGCAGAAGCAGAAGGCAGAGGAGGAGCTAGTGTGGCTGAAGCAGGCGGCCTCCGAGGACTCCTGCAGGAGGAAGAAGCTAGAGGACGAGCTGGAGGCCCTGCGGGGGTCCCTGAAGGAGCAGGCAATCCAGGTCACCAGCCTGACCCAGCAGCTGGAGCAGGCGTCCGTCGTCAAACAGAGGAGCGAGGACGAGCTGCGGCAGCAGCGGGACGCGCTGGACGGCCACCTGCGGGAGAAGCAGAGGACCCAGGACGAGCTACGCAGGCTGGCCTCCCAGGTCGAGGCCCTGCAGCGGCAGCTGCCGCAGGAGCGGGAGAACGCCAGGCAGGCGCAGCTGCGGAGCGAGCACTTCCAGAAGGCCATTGAGGACAAGAGCAGGAGCCTGAACGAGAGCAGGCTCGAAATCGAGAGGCTGCAGTCGCTGACCGAGAACCTCACCAAGGAGCACCTGCTGCTTGAGGGGGAACTGCGGAACCTCCGGCTGGAGTATGATGACCTCCGGCAGAGGCGCAGCGAGGCTGAGCACGACAAAGACGCCACCATCTTGGAGCTCCAGAGCCAGCTGCAGATCAGCAACACCCGGACCCTGGAGCTGCAGGGCCTGATTAATGATTTACATAGAGAGAGGGAAAATTTGAGACAGGAAATTGAGAAATTCCAAAAGCAGGCGTTAGAG GCATCTAATAGGATTCAGGAATCCAAGAATCAGTGCTCGCAGGTGGTGCAGGAGAGAGAGAGCCTCCTGGTGAAAATCAAAGTTCTGGAGCAAGACAAGGTCAGGCTGCAGAGGCTGGAGGATGAGCTGAATCATGCCAAAGTGACCCTCGAGGCAGAAAGCAGGGTGAAACAGCGCCTGGAGTGTGAAAAACAGCAGATCCAGAATGACCTGAACCAGTGGAAAACGCAGTGTTCCCGCAAAGAGGAGACTGTTAGGAAGGTAGAGTCCGAAAGAGAAAAGAGCGAGAGAGAGAAGAACAGCCTTAGGAGTGAGATTGAAAGACTCCAGGCGGAGATCAAGAGGATCGAGGAGAGGTGCCAGCGGAAGCTGGAGGATTCCAGCAGGGAGACCCAGTCCCAGCTGGAGACAGAGCGCTCCCGGCTTCAGAGGGAAATTGACAAACTCAAGCAGCGCCCGTATGGGTCCCACCGCGAGACCCAGACTGAGTACGAGTGGTCCGTTGACTCCTCGAAGCTGGTGTTTGACGGACTGAGGAAGAAGGTGACGGCGTTGCAGCTGTACGAGTGCCAGCTGATCGACAAAACAACCCTGGACAAACTGCTGCAGGGGAAAAAGTCAGTGGAAGAAGTTTCTTCTGAGATCCAGCCTTTCCTTCGGGCAGCAGGAGCTATCGCTGGAGCTTCCATTTCCCCTAAGGAGAAATACTCTTTGGTAGAGGCCAAGAGAAAGAAATTGATCACCCCAGAATCCACAGTCATGCTTCTGGAGGCCCAGGCAGCCACTGGTGGTATAATTGATCCCCACAGGAACGAGAAGCTGACTGTGGACAGCGCCATAGCTCGGGACCTCATCGACTTCGATGACCGCCAGCAGATATACACAGCAGAGAAAGCTGTCACTGGGTTTGATGACCCATTTTCAGGCAAGACGGTATCTGTGTACGAAGCCATCAAGAAAAATTTGATTGATCGGGAAATGGGAATGCGTCTGCTGGAAGCCCAGATTGCTTCAGGGGGTGTGGTGGACCCTGTGAACAGCGTCTTTTTGCCGAAAGATGTAGCCTTGGCTCGTGGGCTGATTGACAGAGATCTGTATCGGGCCCTGAACGATCCCCGAGACAGTCAGAAGAACTTCGTGGATCCGGTCACGAAAAAGAAGGTCGGTTACATGCAGCTGAAGGAAAGGTGCAGAATCGAACCGCACACCGGTCTGCTGCTGCTGTCAGTACAGAAGAGAAGTATGTCCTTCCAGGGAATCAGACAACCCGTGCCCCTCTCCGAGCTGGTTGATTCCGGTATATTGAGACCATCCACTGTCAATGAACTGGAATCAGGTCAGATTTCTTATGATGAGGTTGGTGAGAGAATTAAGGAATTCCTTCAGGGTTCAAGCTGCATCGCAGGCATCTACAGTGAGACCACAAAACAGAAGCTTGGCATTTACGAGGCCATGAAAATTGGCTTGGTCCGACCCGGTACTGCTCTGGAGCTCCTGGAAGCGCAAGCAGCTACTGGCTTCATGGTGGATCCTGTTAAAAACTTGAGGTTACCAGTGGAGGAAGCCTACAAAAGAGGTCTGGTGGGCATCGAGTTCAAGGAGAAGCTCCTGTCTGCGGAACGAGCTGTCACCGGCTACAACGACCCTGAAACAGGAAACACCATCTCCTTGTTCCAAGCCATGAACAAGGAACTCATCGAAAAGGGCCACGGCATTCGCTTGTTGGAAGCACAGATTGCGACCGGTGGGATCATCGACCCGAAGGAAAGCCACCGCCTGCCCGTGGACATCGCGTACAAGAGGGGCTACTTCAATCAGGAGCTCAATGAGATTCTCTCGGATCCAAGCGATGATACGAAAGGATTCTTTGACCCAAACACCGAAGAAAACCTTACGTATCTGCAACTGAAAGAAAGGTGCATTAAGGATGAGGAAACGGGGCTGTGTCTTCTGCCCCTGAAAGACAAGAAGAAACAGGTGCAGACGTCACAAAAGAATACCCTCAGGAAGCGCAGAGTGGTCATAGTTGACCCGGAAACCAACAAGGAGATGTCTGTCCAGGAGGCCTACAAGAAGGGCCTCATAGATTATGAAACCTTCAAAGAACTGTGTGAGCAGGAGTGCGAGTGGGAAGAAATAACCATCACTGGATCGGACGGCTCCACCCGGGTGGTCCTGGTAGACAGGAAGACGGGCAGTCAGTATGATGTTCAAGATGCAATTGACAGGGGCCTCATTGACAGGAAGTTCTTTGACCAGTACCAGTCCGGCAGCCTCAGCCTCACTCAGTTTGCTGATATGATCTCCTTGAAGAATGGTGTCGGCAACAGCAGTGGCACCGGGTGTGGCGTCAGCGATGATGTCTTCAGCAGCTCGCGACATGAGTCCTTAAGCAAGATTTCCAGCGTCAGGAATTTAACCATAAAGAGCAGGTCTCTGTCCGAACCCCTGGAAGAATCAAGCCCCATCGCGGCCATCTTCGACACGGAAAACCTGGAGAAGATCTCCATTACAGAAGGGATAGAGCGGGGTATTGTTGACAGCATCACTGGGCAGAGGCTTCTGGAGGCTCAGGCCTGCACGGGCGGCATCATCCACCCAACCACTGGGCAGAAGCTGCCCCTCCAGGATGCCGTCTCCCAGGGCGTGATCGACCAGGATATGGCCACCAGGCTGAAACCTGCTCAGAAAGCCTTCCTCGGCTTTGAAGGAgtgaagggaaagaagaagaTGTCGGCAGCAGAGGCAGTGAAAGAAAAGTGGCTCCCCTATGAGGCTGGCCAGCGCTTCCTGGAGTTCCAGTACCTCACGGGGGGCCTGATAGACCCCGAGGTGCAAGGGAGGATAAGCATGGAAGAAGCCATCAGAAAGGGGTACATCGACGGCCGGGCAGCGCAGAGGCTGCAAGACCCCAGCAGCTTCGGCAAGATCCTGACCTGCCCCAAAACCAAGTTGAAAATATCCTATAAGGATGCCATGAATCGCTCCATGGTGGAAGACATCACCGGCCTGCACCTTCTGGAGGCCGCCTCGGTCTCCTCCAAGGGCCTTCCCAGCCCTTATAACATGTCTTCTGCCCCAGGCTCCCGCTCCGGCTCCCGCTCCGGCTCCCGATCTGGTTCCTGCAGTGGGTCCCGGAGAGGAAGCTTCGATGCAACGGGGAGTAATTCCTACACCTACACCTGCTCCTTTAGCAACAGCTCTATTGGGCACTAG